The Hemibagrus wyckioides isolate EC202008001 linkage group LG13, SWU_Hwy_1.0, whole genome shotgun sequence DNA window AACACAATTTATTTTGGggttttattatatttgttattcatcaattatattaaaataagtctaacaaagaaaaaaacattaaacgaAACTAAATGTTGAAGTAGAGTCAGGGTTTAAGGATAAAATCTAATTTTAaatacagtggaaaaaaaaagtcacgtCCCGCTGTGCTTTAGACTCGATTCGTCCCTTTTGGCCTGTGATGGTAAAGCAGGGGCTTTTTAATCTTGGCACCTGTGCAGCCACATGTGTAAATTTAATggtgtagtacacacacacacacacacacacacacacacacacacacacacacacacacacggctctggGGAGATGATGCATTTTCTTCCTGTGGGTTATAAATGAGTTTCTCGTGGATTAAATGAGAAGCAGCTCAGGAGCTCCTCATCTCTGGGACCTGCGttcactaaactgcactacgaAGATCTGAACAATtcgagtgtttatttattttattttattatttttttttactaatttaaGTGTTAAAATGATCACAGCACACAGCGGACATTTTCTACATCCAGATTCACTCCAGCCACTGACTTCATCTCCGTCTCTCAGTCACATTGAGGTAAAGTTCCTTCCTTTGTAGGAATGTTTtacttaataatattatttgttttttaatatttaggtATTTACTTGTTTGTAGATAAACAGggttaaaataaacagacataCATAATAGAACATCATGTAATGTTTAGCCTAAATCACTTATCACTATTGAAATTCTTCCTTTAGGGATTTATGATGGACATTTATTAcctttaaatttatatattcagtattttttaGTATTCAttgcatatctatctatctatctatctatctatctatctatctatctatctatctatctatctatctatctatctatctatctatctatctagtgaAAGTTTCATAGATttctaaaggtgttctatttgGAAACTGGTCTGAAAAATAAACCCCATGTTGTACCGTTCTCCATAGAACCTTTAAGGTTTCTCCTAAAAAGTCACGCTGATGGAAGATTTTTTATCTAAGCATGTATAGATGTCACCTTTATTTGTTCTAAAATACTGATTgcaaaaatgagagaaatattAGCTTAGTCAAATTTGTCACAATGGTGATGTGTTCAAGAGCTGGGAATTTTTAGTACAAAGAAAgctttaaacaaaaacacaacaataaaccaTTAAAATATCTGAGTATCTGATTGAGGAATAAACTCTAATATCACACACCTACATTTCTGTCAGAATACAAAAAGATTTGTGTGAATTAATTTGTGAGTCTTGTTTGTATTACTATTCACTATGTAATAGGAAAATTTCCTTTATGCTTAAGATAAGATGATAATAAAAAACAGGCTGAAAAAGTCTTTAATTGTTTACTCTAATTGTGTTTAATTGCTCTAAAGAAGCGTTGAGGTTaatgtgtactgtaatgtgtcAGCACCTTATCTTATTTCTCATTCTTTGGCTGGCTTAAAATTAAGTGTAGaattaaagatatatatatatatttgtactgTTATTAAAAATCCTCAGTTTTAACTTTTGTGTCACTGTActgttattgatttatttttaacagctgGATGCCGCTAAGAGTCCTCTGGCTCTCTTGGCACAAACCTGTTCACAAATCGGAAAATCAGACCCATTTTCTTCCACCACCTCATCAAACAGCTCTAAAGACTCTGGATGTCTGACGATCGGCAACATCAGAGTTTATCCCAAATCAGCAGAGAAGAAAGATTCCGTACCTTCACCCGACGGTCCGAGCGTACTGAGGACACAGAGCGCCACCTGCAGACCGTTTGCTGTATGTTCTCCTAAAATTCAGGAAGAAGATGAGAAGAACGACAGAGACGGCAATAAAAATCCAGGTGAAACCTCGGAGACGATCCGAAACGGGAATTCCGAGATAGACGGCAAACAGAAACGCGAATCTGTAAGAAACTCCGAATCTTCTGAGACATCATCAGCTGTGTTTTCCACGTCTTCCAGTCTTCCACCATTTTCTGCACTTCCTCTTCCACTGTTTCCTTCAAGCTGTGTGAGTTTCCCTCAGCCGGTTTTGCCCACATTGAACAATAAACCATCCATCATTTCCACGGTTCCGTGTGGAGACCCGTACTGCCTCGGCTATCACTGCGCTGCGGCTCTAAAATCCACGTTTCCTCTTCTGTATCCTTCTCACGCGCTTCCTTCTTCTTCCCCGTCTGCATTTACGATATTTCCACATGGCTTGATGCATCCTCATGATCTCCAGTCAAGTGTATTTAACAATGTTTCAGCTAATTCTTCTGAGACCAGCCTTTCTTCCTCACTGGGTTCTCAAACACACGTAACCCCGACTCTCAGGAACCCACATCACACACTCGGACCTGGCACTCGGTACCATCCCTACTTCAAAAACCCTTTTCCAACAGCGTCAAATTCGTATTATTCTCTACACGGACTTACACTTTATGGACAAAGGCTCCATCTAGCACCCTAAAGCGGaaagttaaaaaaatgtattattattttttaataggaagttaaaaaaaaagctattaaTCAGAACCACTGAAGAACcaaaaaaacataacattattattgtgtacagtttattttatgttaCGGTATTTTGTCTCCTGTTCTCCTGCATCAAACTGATCTGAGGACTCTGAGGATAATGAGGAACAGAAATGAGAACTGAGACTGATATGGCTGTAAAACTTCACCTGAGGACCAAGAGACAATGACGAGTGGAAGTTTAGAAGCTAATTACAAAACcagatgaaaaacaaaacaaaaacaaagtggaagcaatccATTAACTTTTATCAGCTTGTTCTATGCAGcaatattacatatttaataaaacattatctATCTAAAGttatttcatgttttatataaaatcaAGTGCTGTATGGTGTTATTGTAAATCAGCTGTTTTTATATGAGAACATTTCCGACTTCAAGACCTCCTCTCTAATGGAACACAGGTTTTTATGAAATTATTGTACTTGTAAAATACTGTTGGGATCATTAGATAGATAAAGTTCTGTTCAGATCCTTGGGGATCTGTTTTGATCATGTGACAGATATGGATCTGTTGGGATCATAAGACAGAAAGGGATCTGTTGGGATCACTAGGCAAATAGGGATCTGTTGGGATCATTAGGGATCTGTTGGGATCATTACTCAAATATTTCAGCACAGCCTGAGTTTTTATACTCAGAATGAACAACGTGGCAAATATTGtgataatgaaataattttaaacACTGTTTTAGTTTTTAAAGGCATTTTTAAAACACTATGATAAAAAAGCAAAACTTAAAATGTCATGTATAAATGTTTCTAGTTCATTAAGATTTTCAATGGTATAAATAAAtttctttaaagtaaataattCTCTTCCTAGATCTAAATCTTCAGCCTTTTGAACTAAATCTGACCTTCTGTTACGATTAAATTTCTTTATATTGAACTTATTTCAAataattatatacagtaaaatcctgtgaaattttacatttaagctTTGAATTCATTGCTATTATACACAACAaggttaaatatatttaaaatattaaccaACCTACAAATTTCTTTTCATTAGTGAATATCtgatattatttaaaatgatggaCTGTTTAATTCATCACTCTAgtatcacatcatcactcccttTATCCAAAGCTGTGTTTTAAAGTTTTGTCACAATTTTTATTCATCTAATTTATTTACTggaatcttaaaaaaaaactctaaaacTACACTGCTCCTCCGTAATTATCGGCTCCCTtcataaaaaacactgaaataattagaaataaaaccaATCATTGCATACAGTAATAGAAATGTTGCACTCAAGCATCAGGAAAAATTACTCACCTTTTTGCTGtcataaaatcttttttattctaataaaaatgatttgctTTCAGAACATATCTTAGCctatttgtgtttgttgagaaaagaacagaaagaaattttcattctgtgtgttttaagaTCACTTTCTAtattaaatattgatttaatGCAACACTCGAGGTCAGTGCATGAGtttgaacagaaataaacacacacccttaaaaataagttatttaatcatttcttttattatttaagttCTACAGGCAGAAACAAGTTCTTACCAAACTCATCTATCATGTAAGAACGCTGACCCTGAGAAATGTTGGACGCTCAgtcatcagccataacattatgaccaccgccctaatattgtgtcggtcccccttttgctgccgaaacagccctgacccgtcctgcactgtgtattctgacccctttctatcagaaccagcattaacttcttcagcagtttgatcaacagtagctcgtctgttggatcgtggtcagtggtcagtttgatagatactgaccactgcagaccgggaacacccccacaagagctgcagttttggacatgctctgatccagtggtctagccatcacaatttggctctattggtcaaactcaaagctcaaaaaaTCTGTAGTGGAAGTTTATCGCCCTCTGATGGAGAAATACAGTAAAGACCTCTTTCCTGTACCTCAGTTTCAATGTCtctttattacatttatgtgtCCAGCCATGTGGCCCTTTAATCCACGTGACCTACGGGAAGTGCTGTATAAATAACTAGTCAAGTAAAGTTCATGTATGAACCGATGTTAGCTTGACAGAGCCGAACTAAAATGTTTAATTGTTAAACATGTAAAGATTAAAAggctaaaaatgtaaatgtttaaagttGCTAAGTCATTTGCATTTATGGATGTTAAGAAAATATTCTAACTGCTGTCTGGTAaatcacataaataaataaataaataaataaataaataaataaataaataaatttagttgTGTAAAGATACATAAAAGttaaaatatactttaaaaacatttaggcagcaaaaataaacattttctgaataattaaacataaaatcaacttaattaaatatttatttatataaaagtgATTAAAGAAAGAGGGATCTGTAACTCACAGTGTGTATCAGCAGTACAATGTGTCATTGTTTGTAACTTGGTAaaaggggaataaaacactcaggacATGCTgctagaggaaaataatcaacttcagtgcagtaacagtaactctgcttcatcacacctccCCATCGCTCAGTGTTTTACTGTttaatactaacacacacacacacacacacacacacacacacacacacatacacacacacactgttatttttGCTCTGCAAGAAATTCACCGGATGTGTGTAACGGCCCTGAGCTAACCTCAACTCACAGAGAAGGTGGAGgtgaaaaaaagacacaaagaagtgacagagagagagagagagagagagagacagagagagagacagagagagagagtagactATCATTCTAGAACATTCTGAGTAAAGATAATGGCGTTTCTGATCATCAGCAGTTTGTTAATCCTGGTCCAGCTCAGTGTCCGTGTTAATACAGACGGTGAGTTACAGATTTAATTCAAATAGAACGAATTCATCATTTCAtggttatactgtgtgtgtactatagttttaaatatattatataatcaaTATAAAATCAGCCGATCGAAATAGCAGATATTAATTTTTATGTGTGTAAAAAGAGTTTTCTGTACTTGTGCCAGTTTTGACTTATTACACTTTACTTATAAACTTTTACTCCAATATCATTAATAGTTAGAGCTTTAATTCAACttattttaacttaaaatataaagaatagtgaaaatatttttttttacttacagtACTGTACTATTGTACTTTTGTATCTACTATAAAAATTTACTTCACataaaaagaaatcagtaacaaaatggataaaaataaaaaatcacttaTCTTAGTCACAATGAACtctaaatgattattttattcttttttaaatgtagtcTAGGAATTTTAAACCTTAccttaaatttacatttacttcaACAGAAGAACTTAAGaataatctttatttaaatatgagttatgattaaatgttaataaaaatatagaattaatACAGAGTCAGTTTAATAATTGTAGCTTTATGCTtaataaattcatattttaatttttcacaaatgtaaatactgtttttattaaaagttaAAACAACATTGATTTTGACTGCATTTattcctaaaaataaaaaaaaacctgaaaaacaaacaaacaaataaataaatcatcagccaatcacagctgattctgacacatttttatttctgtaaaatattttcttttaccaTTTTGTCAGTTTTAGATGTTCTCATTGAAACTGGGTCAGTTCTAGTTTAGTTAGAGCGGCTGTTCTGAGCTGAACGCTCGGAGACAGAAACGTGTGAAgagttttttaaaaagtgaagtttagaaatgtgtgtaaatatctGTAAAGTATCTATACGACACAAAGCTTGACCTTCTCTGGATGAACACAGCATTACAAAACTCAACAAATCATGATTTATGCACCACACTGTTCTGTCCTTAGGAaatttcttctgtttcttctaCTATATGAAAGCTCCTCATAGCTCTCACTGATCATCGTGTGTTTTTGCTCTTTGTCTGATTGTGTATTAGAGTCTAATTTAGACTGTTTCCCATCTATCATGGTGCCGAGGAACATGGTGTGGAGAGCTCGTGTGATGGACATCCTGATGATCAACTGTACTGTAGTCAGTGAAGTACACTGCTGGAAGAACATCGAAGTGTCATGGTGcagaattactgaaataaatgaatgcagacATTTTCACTCCAAGCACACCATAACAGGGTGGAAGAGCATCACTGAGAGTAAAAGACTTTTATTCCTGATTTTCTGGAAAATATCCTTTCAGGATGCCGGACTTTACAGATGTGAGATGATTTCACCTACATCCAGTATGAGCCATGCCATCAATGTCACTGTGACAGGTAACACACAGACTtctgtatataatgtgtgtgtgtgtgtgtgtgtgagtgtgtgtgttaatgtataaATACAAACCATCTTAATTCAGTCATGTTTTCTAACACAGCTTTAGTGTTTACCATGACACCAGATCCTAAAACCTTCAGTTTATTGATATGAATGTTTTAGATATTCACACAGACTGTGATGTTGTAAGCACTGAGACCATTACAGCAGGTAAGgggacatttatttttacacctcACTGCATCTCCTGCTATCTCCTGAACTTAATCTGATATACAATATTGCATTACCTGTACAGGTACGCCTGCTGTTACAGTTCCTGTGACGGGTAAATATCCAAGttaaagatttatttcttttcctttcaacTGAATCTGatcttcttttttaaatctgtatCTGATCTGTTTAACCATATCTAATCTTTTTTATCTgatcttttttatttgtatctgATATTTATGTGATCGTTTTATCTGATCTTTGAATTGTATTGAATCATTTTATCTGCATCTAATCtatttatctgtatctgatctTTTTTGATCTGAATCTGATCCTTGTCCTGTATTTGatcagatataacacacacacacctgattggTGAGAAGTGGTTCTATGTGATCTGCTTCAGTGTGTTTGGAGTCGCTCTGTTCCTCGCTGTTCTACTCATCATGAGTCGAGgtactgaaacacactgtggttttaaacacacacacacacatacacacacacacacacacacacacatacacacacacacacacacacacacacatacacacacacacacacacacacacacacacacacacacacacacacatacacacaaacacacaaacacacaaacacacacacacacacacacacacacatacacacaaacacacacacacatacacaaacacacacacacacatatacacacaaacacacacacacacacacatacacacacacacacacaaacacacaaacacacacacacatacacacacgcacatacacacacacacacaaacacacacatacacacacacacacacacaaacacacacacccacacacacatacacacacacacacacatacacacacacacacacacaaacacacaaacacacacacacatacacacacatacatacacacacacacacacacaaacacacaaacacacacatacacacacacacacacacatacacacacacacacacacacacatacacacacacacacacaaacacacaaacacacacacacatacacacacacacacacacatacacacacaaacacacacatacacacatacacacacacacacaaacacacacacacacacacacacacaacattaacacacaactacagagctAATTTAAAGATTTTTCACATTATGCctcactatactgtatatactttatagtatattatatatctatatatctttcAGTATATTTATACAGAAATTTGTAAAAACATCAAGAGTTTAGTTTCAGTAATTTATAAATTTTAGTTTCTTTGCAAGCAAGAATGTATATACTTCtaaatgtgtataatgtgtaaaactatattttatatatattttatttatataacttatttatatttattcctcCATCAGGATTAAAGAAGTTTCTGGAGGACGAGGTAAGAATAAACAGGAAGTTTTCTGTTTGCTGTTTCCTGTTGGACAAGTAGATTTGATGTTGGACTAGTAGAgttgatgtgtgtgtactgtaggttaccatgacaaccgTGACTTATGAAGAGACAGAAAAGTCCAGTGTTCAGGATTAACACAAATCTACAGTGAGCAAATCTCCATCGTTTATTTGAATCAGTTTTACTTCGTTTAGAAAAAGTTAATGAAATGCTAACaatgttctttttcttcacaCATCAGACTCATGCAGAGGGATTCAgagtgttagcattagcatgctAGCGTCACTGTTCAGGAGGAATCAGGACTTTGATtaaacacacttcctgctgtATTTAGAACATGGTGTGTTTTATGGAGTTTTTACAGCGAGATGTTTGaatctgttttgtgtttattgtaaaaTTGTTTCatcaataaaattataattagaaTAATGTGACTAATGTGGCTAATTTTCAGATAAtctcattttaaatgtttattgcaAATGTTGTGTTGTTACTTCTAGATCTTTTCTATCATTTGTCATGGCAGATTATTAAATAAACTCCTTCTGAAATTATTCAGAAGAATAAAAAGTGTTCAGGTGATGAGTGAAGTGTTGCTTTGTGTCGTTGTGGATGATGTAGGCAGCAGAGGGAGGATGTGGTATTAGTGCACTTCATTCCAGGAAATCACACTTTTTAGTGGTCAACAGTATCAGTCAGTTGTTTCTACTCACCTTACAAACCTGAACGTTCTGTTTCTCTGAAGACTGTCTAACTGTACCGCAAGTCTGAATGAAGACTGTAACTATACCTCAATTTAAGAAGTCTTTCAAGCTGCAGTTACTCCCTGGATTATTCTCAGTAGATGAAGTACTACCATCTACCAATCTGAAGGTCAAacaagctgcctctgctgggcaCCTGAgctaggcccttaaccctcaattgctcggttgtataaaaataaaagtaagtcgctctggataagcgcgtctgccaaatgccataaatgtaaatgcaggacactcgagttcttccactccaacattAACACATCATGTGTTcatgaagctgctttgtgcacagggacattgtcatgctagAGCAAGGTTTGAGTCTCTGAGTTCCACTGAAGGGAAACATAAAAATTCTATTCAGTTGTGTGCAGTTTAGTGAAGAACCACATACAGGTGTGATAATCGAGGTGCAGATATCAGCATGTAACCAGATTTGTGAAAACCCTCAGATGGTGAACAtccaaaaatgttaataatgtggCTATATAATATACAGCCTTTGGAACATCACATGTGTATAAACTTttgtatttctatttctaaGACATTCGAGTTTAAGTTTAAGTAAACGACACACACCAAGATTCACGAGATATCCGAGTCCTTGATTAAGCAGACCAGAGTCTTTGAGCCACCAtcctgttcattcattcacataaaACAATACACTGATTTCATTTTCTGGGACACTTTAGATATTAGAAAGGCTTAATATGTGAGGGAGTGTCAACACTCATGACATTGATGAACCTGGGGACCATCTTCAAAATGTCCCTCGCCCTGTCCACAGATAGTGAAGAAATCCACCATCGTTCCTGTTCCCAAGAACTCCAACCCTGCTGGACTAAATGATTATCGTCCTGTGGCTCTGACatcagtggtgatgaagtgcttcgagagacTTGTAAAGGATCTTACCTGTGCTTCGTTACCAAAATCCCTTGATCCCCTACAGTGTGCGTACCGCCAAAACAGAAACACGGATGATGCCATCTCCCATGTCCTTCATACAACGCTTTCACATCTGCACATTGGGAAAGGGAATTATGTAAGGCTTCTTTTCTTTGTCTACAGCGCAGCATTTAACACTGTAGTCCCTTCCCATCTCATCATAAAGCTCAGTGAGCTGGGACTTGGTCACTCACTACGCTCCTGGATCCTAAGCTACCTGACAAACAGACCACAGGTGGTAAAGATAGGACATCGGTTCTCAGACAGTATCACATTGAACATTGGATCACCTCAAGGCTGTGTTCTGAGTTCcctgctcttctctctctacactCATGACTGCTATGCTCGACACAGCTCCAACTCCATTGTGAAATTCGCAGATGACACAGTGGTGTTTGGACTGATCCAGAACAACGACGAGACAGCTAGACCTGGAGGAGATATCAGCACTATCTTCTTGGTGTAAGCAAAACAACCTGGACCTAAATGTCTCAAAGACcaaggagatggtggtggactttaggagTGGAAAGCATGATTCTTTCCTCTGCACCGCCTGATATAAGGTCCAGGGGTGAGCGCATTATTAAAGACACCCATCACCCTGTTTCAGTGGATGCGGACTCCGGTCACTCAGGGCACGAGCTGAAAGACTGAACAGTAGTTTTTTTTCATCAGGCTATACGGacattaaacacacaacctcagtaATAACTGGATATAATTAGCACAGTCACTTACTATATCATGACAACAATGCTATTATTTGTATGTTGCACGTTCTTATTTTTTACAGTCTGCATATTTTCAGAGTATAACTCTCCACACCAGTCTAATTGCACATATGTTGtacatatttttctttctaattagagtgtttatatatttatctttggtttatctatttatctttttaatcttt harbors:
- the LOC131363839 gene encoding uncharacterized protein LOC131363839, which produces MAFLIISSLLILVQLSVRVNTDESNLDCFPSIMVPRNMVWRARVMDILMINCTVVSEVHCWKNIEVSWCRITEINECRHFHSKHTITGWKSITESKRLLFLIFWKISFQDAGLYRCEMISPTSSMSHAINVTVTDIHTDCDVVSTETITAGTPAVTVPVTDITHTHLIGEKWFYVICFSVFGVALFLAVLLIMSRGLKKFLEDEVTMTTVTYEETEKSSVQD
- the LOC131363835 gene encoding zinc finger protein 503-like, with protein sequence MITAHSGHFLHPDSLQPLTSSPSLSHIELDAAKSPLALLAQTCSQIGKSDPFSSTTSSNSSKDSGCLTIGNIRVYPKSAEKKDSVPSPDGPSVLRTQSATCRPFAVCSPKIQEEDEKNDRDGNKNPGETSETIRNGNSEIDGKQKRESVRNSESSETSSAVFSTSSSLPPFSALPLPLFPSSCVSFPQPVLPTLNNKPSIISTVPCGDPYCLGYHCAAALKSTFPLLYPSHALPSSSPSAFTIFPHGLMHPHDLQSSVFNNVSANSSETSLSSSLGSQTHVTPTLRNPHHTLGPGTRYHPYFKNPFPTASNSYYSLHGLTLYGQRLHLAP